The Thermoplasma acidophilum DSM 1728 genome includes a window with the following:
- a CDS encoding MoaD/ThiS family protein: MRIRIRVLSHFSSALGFDESSFSIGEGITFAELRSKLIEQFSAFVRPIEIGMYVNMKPVPDDYTMMDGDIVYVFPRSSTP, encoded by the coding sequence ATGCGGATACGTATCAGGGTTCTATCACATTTTTCTTCTGCCCTAGGCTTTGATGAATCGTCCTTTAGCATCGGAGAAGGCATTACATTTGCGGAACTTCGCTCAAAGCTGATCGAACAGTTCAGTGCATTCGTCCGGCCAATAGAGATAGGTATGTATGTAAACATGAAGCCGGTACCGGATGACTACACGATGATGGATGGCGATATTGTATACGTTTTTCCGCGTTCATCCACGCCGTGA
- a CDS encoding DNA alkylation response protein, with the protein MKFDFSNIFLSKGVNYFSDDIVLQDVLNYLGYDIDDKLQEMGRYVSEEMIEDSIFIDHYGEPVLQMWGILDNRTDGIWISRTHQNMIDRLLDMGVVSKIASENDLMYHFISGYLISDAGLFCTLTLTGQTAYGLRKYGDARLQQFLNHYANSDHWLGATYYTEIQGGSDLGANQTTAVRSGDKYILNGENKYFASNAGLADGAIVTARMEGARPGAKGISVFFVPTLRSDGTRNYEIRRIKDKLGTIMVPTGEVVLKDSEGYLLGDEKNGIYIALEILEVSRIDDAIAAMGIARKALWEAYFYANKRTAFGKPIIDHPLMLRDLAEMESEVEASTVLSMIAADMFNKASHLKPPYDDQYHMARAFTHMAKNIASWSSDYVTRYTMEVFGGKGFLKEFPVEKFHRDSIVTSLWEGTSNIQALDFLEIVQKRGIDEKILALVWNIMDNLSSENAAMLKAAFDSVRERMVSYKNSENMEYFAKDILNMFGYLSALAYMFSVSEKTGNPGMQMAARIYYYRHFANSLATDIKFSDFRRVIDWMNTTGSEKVIEMK; encoded by the coding sequence ATGAAGTTTGATTTTTCAAATATATTTCTGAGCAAGGGTGTGAATTATTTCTCGGACGACATCGTACTGCAGGACGTGCTAAACTATCTCGGCTATGATATTGATGATAAACTTCAGGAAATGGGAAGGTACGTCAGCGAAGAGATGATCGAGGATTCGATCTTCATAGATCATTATGGAGAACCGGTCCTCCAGATGTGGGGCATTCTGGACAATCGCACGGACGGAATATGGATATCGAGGACGCATCAGAACATGATCGACAGGCTTCTGGACATGGGTGTGGTCTCGAAGATAGCCAGCGAAAATGATCTGATGTATCATTTCATCTCCGGATATCTTATATCGGATGCGGGCCTCTTCTGCACTCTGACGCTAACTGGGCAGACAGCCTATGGCCTCAGGAAGTATGGCGATGCCAGGCTGCAGCAATTTCTAAATCATTACGCGAACAGCGACCACTGGCTCGGTGCAACCTATTACACAGAGATACAGGGAGGGAGCGATCTTGGTGCCAACCAGACAACAGCAGTCAGATCCGGTGATAAGTACATACTCAACGGTGAGAACAAGTATTTCGCCAGCAACGCTGGCCTTGCGGATGGGGCTATCGTCACGGCAAGGATGGAGGGTGCAAGGCCAGGTGCAAAGGGAATATCGGTTTTCTTCGTTCCCACGCTGAGATCGGATGGTACCAGGAACTATGAGATAAGGAGGATCAAGGACAAGCTCGGCACCATCATGGTACCAACAGGAGAGGTCGTGCTCAAGGATTCGGAGGGTTATCTGCTTGGAGATGAGAAAAATGGCATATACATCGCACTTGAGATTCTTGAGGTCTCCAGGATCGACGATGCGATAGCGGCGATGGGCATAGCTAGAAAAGCACTCTGGGAGGCTTATTTCTATGCAAACAAGCGAACAGCCTTTGGAAAGCCGATCATAGACCATCCCCTGATGCTGAGGGATCTCGCGGAGATGGAATCGGAGGTTGAGGCGTCGACGGTGCTTTCGATGATCGCCGCTGACATGTTCAACAAAGCGTCTCACCTCAAACCTCCCTACGATGACCAGTACCACATGGCCAGGGCATTTACCCACATGGCAAAGAACATAGCGTCATGGTCCAGCGACTACGTGACCAGGTATACCATGGAGGTTTTCGGGGGCAAGGGATTCCTTAAGGAGTTCCCGGTGGAAAAGTTCCATAGGGATTCGATAGTCACATCCCTCTGGGAGGGGACGAGCAACATACAAGCGCTTGATTTCCTGGAGATCGTCCAGAAAAGAGGCATAGACGAAAAGATCCTCGCGCTAGTATGGAACATCATGGACAACCTTTCATCGGAAAATGCCGCCATGCTTAAAGCGGCCTTTGACTCTGTGCGTGAGAGGATGGTTTCATACAAGAATTCTGAAAACATGGAATACTTCGCTAAGGACATACTGAACATGTTCGGATACCTGTCTGCACTGGCCTACATGTTTTCAGTATCGGAAAAGACAGGAAACCCAGGGATGCAGATGGCTGCCCGCATATACTACTACAGGCATTTCGCCAATTCGCTTGCGACAGACATCAAGTTCAGCGATTTCCGCAGGGTCATAGATTGGATGAACACCACTGGCAGCGAAAAGGTCATCGAGATGAAATGA
- a CDS encoding lyase family protein translates to MKLWSGGIQRDQNADSTVAFVKRDIEAEIYLMKYEILSLIAYHLDLAQRRLITEAESKCIINSLISLLQDSPKIDPEQEDAHTAVENAVIERCGDMGRNVRLFLSRNEQVHANVLMFTIERCHSIISILLDSIKVLKGADLKGLLPGTTHFMPAMPVTAATYSNYIENSLALAIRSIDRSLADASVLPYGYGSGYGSPNSGKLKVMSEMLGIGPVLKNPMIASSLYQFTIMQISNSIAGLSITLSRIAMDLIEYYRDGYVSLSDEFTTGSSLMPNKRNPDYLELLQGMAAVSSSVAVMSAMATMNKTSGYHRDFQMLKDSYIDMLNYIEEALLRLPDLFKGLRFEITDPMMLPGSIFATGNAWEDFANTHDWKQSYANIGRKIREKQDLKRYMPEDYVDIVEMHYLEEIEKKYGEILKKWDYLIEKAEAYISE, encoded by the coding sequence TTGAAGCTTTGGTCGGGAGGGATCCAGAGGGATCAGAATGCGGATTCCACCGTGGCATTCGTAAAGCGGGACATTGAGGCTGAAATATACCTGATGAAGTACGAGATCCTATCGTTGATAGCCTATCATCTTGATCTGGCACAGAGGCGACTCATCACGGAGGCGGAATCAAAATGCATCATCAATTCGCTTATATCGCTTCTCCAGGACAGCCCGAAAATAGATCCTGAACAGGAGGATGCCCACACCGCTGTCGAAAACGCAGTCATTGAGAGGTGCGGGGATATGGGCCGCAATGTTCGCCTCTTCCTCTCCAGGAACGAACAGGTTCATGCCAACGTCCTTATGTTCACCATCGAAAGGTGCCACAGCATAATATCGATCCTGCTGGATTCCATCAAGGTACTGAAAGGCGCGGACTTGAAGGGCCTGCTGCCAGGTACAACGCACTTCATGCCTGCCATGCCTGTTACAGCGGCAACGTATTCAAACTACATAGAAAATTCGCTGGCTTTGGCCATCAGATCCATCGACAGATCGCTTGCTGATGCATCGGTCCTTCCGTATGGTTATGGATCTGGATACGGCAGCCCCAATTCTGGAAAATTGAAAGTCATGTCCGAGATGCTTGGGATCGGCCCAGTTTTGAAAAATCCGATGATTGCTTCATCCCTCTACCAGTTCACCATCATGCAGATCTCGAATTCCATCGCCGGCCTATCGATAACACTCTCTAGGATAGCCATGGATCTGATCGAATACTACAGGGATGGCTATGTATCGTTATCGGATGAATTCACCACGGGCAGCTCACTCATGCCAAACAAAAGAAATCCGGATTACCTTGAACTTCTGCAGGGTATGGCAGCTGTGTCCTCCTCGGTCGCGGTTATGTCGGCCATGGCGACGATGAACAAGACTTCTGGCTACCATCGCGACTTCCAGATGCTCAAGGATTCATACATCGACATGCTGAATTACATTGAGGAGGCCCTGTTGCGGCTTCCTGATCTATTTAAAGGCTTGAGATTTGAAATAACCGATCCGATGATGCTGCCGGGTTCAATATTTGCCACGGGCAACGCCTGGGAAGACTTCGCTAACACCCATGACTGGAAGCAGAGCTATGCTAACATCGGAAGAAAGATCAGGGAAAAACAAGATCTGAAACGCTACATGCCGGAGGATTACGTCGATATTGTGGAAATGCACTATCTGGAGGAGATAGAGAAAAAATACGGCGAAATCCTGAAAAAATGGGATTATCTCATTGAAAAAGCGGAGGCGTATATCAGCGAATGA
- a CDS encoding SMP-30/gluconolactonase/LRE family protein, producing MEPEILFRKIDDLGEGPTYDERRKRVYWVDIRGKKFHYLSLENSEMKTFQSIGMISSIVPTDRDLMAATVDHGLYLIDDAGKHTLLTEVEKDQKSTRFNDGKADPFGNYVAGTMDLEEKRPIGSLYVLTGKTIRRILENLTISNGIAWNTKKKVFYHIDTPKRRVDAYSYDGKMNIERLGTAVDFRNEVGNPDGMTIDADGNLWVAHWGGNRITIHDPERQKKIDEIIFPAQNITSCVFAGNGLRDLYVSSASNGNPDDMGGSLFVVHTDYAGSKTFTFSVP from the coding sequence ATGGAGCCAGAGATTCTTTTCAGGAAGATCGACGATCTTGGTGAAGGCCCGACCTATGACGAGAGAAGAAAGCGTGTCTACTGGGTAGATATAAGAGGAAAGAAATTCCACTACCTAAGCCTCGAGAATTCTGAGATGAAGACGTTCCAATCCATAGGGATGATTTCATCCATCGTTCCAACCGACCGCGACCTGATGGCCGCAACGGTCGATCATGGCCTGTACCTCATAGATGACGCTGGAAAGCATACGCTCCTGACCGAAGTTGAGAAGGATCAGAAGTCCACGAGGTTCAACGACGGCAAGGCCGATCCCTTCGGAAATTATGTGGCAGGAACGATGGATCTTGAGGAGAAGAGGCCCATAGGTTCCCTGTACGTGCTCACGGGAAAGACTATAAGGCGCATTCTCGAGAACCTCACCATATCAAACGGAATAGCATGGAATACAAAAAAGAAGGTATTCTACCACATAGATACGCCCAAGAGGAGGGTGGACGCTTACTCATACGATGGCAAGATGAACATAGAGCGACTGGGCACGGCGGTGGACTTCAGGAACGAGGTTGGGAATCCAGACGGCATGACCATAGATGCGGATGGAAATCTGTGGGTTGCACACTGGGGTGGCAACAGGATAACCATCCATGATCCGGAAAGGCAGAAGAAGATCGATGAGATAATTTTCCCGGCCCAGAACATAACGTCATGCGTCTTTGCGGGCAACGGCCTGCGCGATCTGTATGTCTCGTCTGCATCCAACGGAAATCCGGATGACATGGGGGGAAGCCTCTTCGTAGTGCATACCGATTACGCTGGTTCAAAGACGTTCACGTTCAGCGTGCCATGA